Sequence from the Brachionichthys hirsutus isolate HB-005 chromosome 21, CSIRO-AGI_Bhir_v1, whole genome shotgun sequence genome:
TGTAAAGGATACGAGCCATCTTCTGGTCGGTGGTCAGAGTCTGTATGAGGCCTCGGTACCAGTTCTACGCACAGAAACATGATGGCAAAAGACACAATCTGAGCCAATGTCTAAAATGCGTCCTTCGTCAAACAGACTGACGAGGGCTCACCCGGTCACAGGAGAACTGCACTGCGCACACCTCTCCCACACATGGTATATATATCGGCACTGAAGGGGACTTGTATATTTTCTCAAGCTCTAAGCTCATGCTTTGCAGATTTGTCAGCGTCTCGGGGATATGGGGAAGGAGGAAAAACCTGCCAGGGCTGTAGATCTCGACAACGGACGCCTTAAaccacacaaaaaatatataattggtTTTAAGTATTCTCCTTATCATTACTTGCGGTCCAGGAAAACAGTGCGAGCAGCATACCTCAATGTCTGTTCCATTCATGATTTTAGGCATGCGCAAGTTCCTCATAAAAATCCTCTGAGGGTTGGATGCCTCACACTGAGGATAATAAAAGACACCGGTGACAAACCCATTATAAATAATTTGATTTTTAGAGCCAAGTTTTATTCTGCCATTAGATAATAAAAGAAATACCTTAGACATAAGTGGGCCCACTTTGTCTCCCAATACCAGCAGAGTTTTGGCGTCTCTTGGAGTCTCTCTTTAGATTAAGAGAAACAATTGAGATCACGTCATCCATTAGACATTACATAACGATTGAACTCATTACTCCtgggtcacacacacgcacacaaaggaCTGCTATTCATTGGCATGAGTAAATCATCAGCTGACAGTTATGGGACTCAGGCATCAACAAGCTTACTTTGCAGGTTCTGGGTCAGCAGGCTTGcacgtgtttctgtgtgcgttCCAGTCCTCTGTTTGGCACACCACGGAGCAGTAAGTTGTCATCTTGCAGCATTGGCACTGAAGATTACCTATTATATCAGATTCTAATTAGAAAGTGCTAACTTCACCAAGTAGGGTTGGGTTAGACCAGCAGCACAAATTTTGGATCCACTTATTTTGTTATACGGTCACTTTTCAAGAATTAAGtatttaagaaaatgaatgtttctTCAAAGTTATCAATATGCATTTTTCAGGTCAGTAATAACAATTCCTGGTCATGTTATTACCTTGCTGACCACAATAGCTGCAGAGATGTACTTGCAACATGGATCTTGACTCCTGTGAAGTTATCGGCTCTGATGAAGGACCTAATTTTGACAGATCACAGCGATCAGTCAATGACAAATTGCAAGTTTTATTTACGTACCACAGATATATCCCCGGCGACTGGAGAATTTACAGGACCTAGCAATGAAAATATATTGTATGAAAACAAATTGTATTCACAAATACTGAATTTGaagatttattttaacatttcagacatttttTCATCATAATATGTAACCTTGCACTGAGATGCACTGTAACTGTAGCCAGAGctaattattaatttaattcattcactatttgttattaatgacatttgtttgtttttaagctAACCCTCATAGCATTTCAATGCGACATCCTGTTTTATTCATATGAAGTTTCGCAGCGCTTGAAAAGACGCCATCTTGTATTTTGAACGAGTCTGACTAATTAAATTAGACTTTATTGTCTGATAATGATTGCACTGACTTACTGATTCCATCGGCGCTTGCCGTGGGGCTAGCAGGTGCACCGGCAGGCGTGAGGCCTTGCCCCGGAGGAATCGAAGCGTGAAACCCTGCGGGGCCCGTCGACGGCTTCCGGAGAGGAACGCGAGGCCGAACCGCCATCGAAGTATATAAATTGAACATGGCGGCAACTGTAAATGTCGTAGAAAATAATACACTTAGGTTCGGATGAAATGAGCTGCAAATGTCACCTTGAGCGGTTTGTCACAACATATTTaagagcgttttttttttttttaaatacgcAACGCAAACCTTACGCCGTGCTGCGTTTAATTAATAGCGATTGAAAGTTAGCTTGAAATGTGAGCTGTTAGCGTGTTCAAATGGGCGGCAGGCAAAGCAATAATTGAACAAAACcgtgaataaaaaaaacgaataTAATATATTCCTAATATAAATACCTAAATATTGTGTAGAGAGACACTAATACGCTGGTATTGTATAATTTTACATTCCCGTCAGCACTTTACCTGAGTGCACGTGCCGTTTCAGACGATGAAGTGTGACGCATGCGCAAAGTCTCCAATCGCGTTCGAAGACTCGAACAAGTCAAATAGtgaatattaattattattattattttatttccttttttgatGAGGGCGGATGGTcggcagaagcagcaggaggtaATACTGAGGTTGAAGTTGGGACATTGTGCCTTAAacaccaaaaataattaaaaaaaaaatttgttgAGTGAAAATGGTTGGCCAAAGGATAACACCATTaatattaaacatttatatGGCATTCAATATCCTTTACATACCTGTACGTACCTGTTGGAGAATGTGACTTTCCGTAAAGAATAAGGCGACCGTCGTGCCGCGTGTTACGTCAGAAACGCGTCATATCTCCCTGAGCGCTCATTGGTTGGTCGTTTTTCTCCTGAGGAAGCCATATTTGTTGATGTGTCATATCAAAGTGACTTGTTGTTGGTGCCATCAGCTGGAAAGGCAGAAACCCAAAGTTATATCATCGCGGTTCTTCTCCGAGTTGAAGAACACCATGGAGTTTTCCAATTCGGTCGGTGAAAATATTGTTCGTCGTGTCGGCTACGTGCTAGAGATAAGCCCCGCTGGATGAAGTGGAGTGTAGTTGTGTGAAGCTAGCGACGTTAGCTTGATCTGCTAAAGTAAGCAGTGTCTGCAGTCGCGGTGTCAATTTGCTTTTTGGAGGTTCAACACGTTTAACCAGCCTTTATCATGTTttcaaatgtgttgtttttctgctggTAAGGAGTTTCCTCAATGTATTACCTGGGTTAACTTGACAGCTAACAACAGCTAGCTTACCTCAGCTTCCTAGCGTCACAGACAGCATTCATCTGGCTAATGTTGATTGCCCCGAAGAGTTAATAAAACGGCATTGAATAGCGCTACAAAGGGCCCTTTAGCCTGCTGCAAACATATTTAAAGTGCATTAAATAAAGCTGGTTTATTGTCGACATTACGTTAACAAGTATTGATGGGGCTTTGCGTTGGAAGCCATCACAGGAGCATCAACAATAATGTATTTGTCAGGATGACTGTAAACAAAGAATTACTATTTTAATTACAAGGAAGTCTATTTCGATCCTTGTTTCTATTATGGGATGTAAGGGCTACTACGCAGGAGGTGGTACATGATGTCTTGAAGCAGTTCTGTAAAATGATAGAAAGGGGATTCGGGATCATTTGTGTCACAAAGGGAAGAGATTCTATCAGAGGATATCATCTTTCAAACGCCGTCATTCTCAAAGCTGTATTCAAGTTAAACTAGTTTCCGGCTGTTCACAATAGTCCCTCAGCTTGTAACAACACACGAGATTGTCGATTTTCGTAAATCTTAATATTTGCTTTGAGAGaaacaggcttttttttaaaaatgagaaCATGGCTGGCttgtttattattcatttattgcaCGATCTTAATGAACGCGAGACTCAGCGGCAGGATACTGTTTCTTTCTATTTTACAAGGCAGAGAGtataaaaatgtcttattttagCAGTTCTAAAAGGTAAATCTgacagtgtcttgcccaaggacacatcGACacgcggacagtcagagccgggattcgaaccaccgaatttctgatcactggacgacccactctaccaactaaGCCACAGCCGCCCACAATGGAAGCGTATGTTCTCGACATATGCTTCCATGTCTAATCGGCTCCAGAGatcctttatttaaaatgttccatCTAATCTTGAATACCCATCTCAGCCATATGATGTTTTGCACAACATGCCCACAATTGCAATTATGTGTTGATAAGACCTTTGGAATTATGTGTGTGGGGAGGTAGGTAGATGGCCCAGATAATGTTGCAAAgtcccattaaaaaaaaaataataataattagggAATATGAAGCTTTGTATGGTTGTGTTGTCCAAAGTTTTGGTCACTCAACAAAACGACCACATTGTACCATGTGACCAGAGAGTCGCAACATGCAATGCACATGTCTTCTGTACTGGTGTCATCCGTACATTTTAGGATGTTCACGGCTGCTGTCACATAATGTTtgtcttcctttctctttcttctctgccAGATGTGATCCAGAGAGGGACCGTAAAACAGCCAGGTCCTGCTTCAGATGCACGTATCATGGAAGGATTACAAGTTGATTCGGCTTTGGAGGGGtcacacacagcaaatcagcctgaCAACAGCACTTCTTattcagaagaggaagaactAATCTCTCACAACAATGTAGATGAGCCAGAAAAGTGCAGTCAGGAAGAAGACAAAGCACAGCTTGACAGCGAATTAATCGAGACTGCAACATATGTCAAGCCGGACGCAGAAACAAATTTGGAACCTCAAACATGCAATCTGGAAGATTTAGAGAATAGTGAGCGGAGCGCTGAAACGGACAGTAATCCCAACACTGTTCCCAGTGGGATACCTTCACTTTCAAATGAGGCTGGTGGAGCTGTGGTAGCCTCAGTCACTGCTTTAGATAATGTGTTTGAAAGCTCCCCTTCGGTTCTTGACGGGACAATCGAAAATATCTCGTCTTTAGAAGAAGTGCACAGTTTTCAGGTCGCCACTCCTGCTAGTAATGAGCAACCATCAGTCTTTACAAATTGTTCTGCAAAGCCATTAGCTGCTGATAATAGTAGTTTGACCGAGAATCCATCATCATATTCTGTCCAAAGTACTTCTGCAAACTCCCCGACTGATTCAATAACCACCTCCGCAATCTCTAATGGCTCTTGTCCCTCCAGATCTGACACTGTTAGCTCATCACAGGCTTCCAGCCCACAAACCAGTGCCAAAACCCCAGAACCCGCACATTCAAGTCCGTATGACACTGATTGCAGTCGTAAGCTTATTTCTCAGATACAGCGTTCACTGTCACAGGAGTCATTGCTAGATGAGTTAGAGTCAGAGCTGTTGGCCTGTCAGCTACCTGGAGGTGAAGATGAGAGGAAAGGAAGCCAGACTGTCAATGGACTTCATACAGACCAGGAGGGCTGCATGGTGGTCTTTGAGAAGTGTGTGCAATACAAGTATGCACAGCAGGAGAAGGCTATTCAGAGGTGAAGTACTGTTTTGACTTTCACAATTGATGCACTATTTTGCCAATGATTATCTATTTAGGTAGATAGAATTGTATTAATCCCTTGGGAAGATTCCCTCAGGGAAATTAGGGGTTATGATTtgataataattaataatatttaGTTATTGATTAGCTCTAAATTagctttgtgtgtctctgtgaatAGGTTGATTGAGGAGAACAAGAGGCACCAGGAGCTTATCTTGGGGATCTGTTCAGAGAAGGACAACATGAGGGAAGAGCTGAAAAGAGGTGCAGAGATGGAAAGGCAGCACATGGCCACCATTAAAAGGGTGGGTTGCACTGTTTACATTCTAATTCCCATTGTTCATGATCATATGGCACTGACGGTTTTGGGCAGAAACACAGGTGATGTGGTCTGTATTTTTTCCTTAATCAGAGTCGTGTCATTTTCAATAAATAGGCTATATTTGTGTTAGTGAAAACAATAGAAGCCGATTTCTCACATATTTCAATGAGGAAGTGCTCCACTACAGTGTTTAGTCTGACGTCCTGTCTGTGCTGGATGCCTGCCATTATTATCAATAAATCCAGGTGCGGTCCAAGCATACAGGTCATCCAACAGGTTGTTGGCAATgtatttcctgtttctgtttcagtTGGAGGGCAGGGTGGAGGAGCTCCTGAAAGAACTGAAGGACTCGCGGGATAAACTAGTTCACCAAGATCAGGCGGCTAAGGCTGCCCTTCAGCAGATGCATAAGGATTTGACCTGCAGACTTGAACAGGTATAATTTGGAACTACATGACTGGGTGTACCATTTCACAGCGTTACAGGACATTTAGTGCTTCTGCAATTACAAACAGTTACATTTGGAAAGAAAAGCTGGTGTTACTTAAGTTGACGTGTCGAAACTACTACCACTATACATACTACTGCTACAGGATTCCTTCACTGTTTTAGTAAATTCCTGAAGGGGATAAGAATCCAAACTAAAGTTTATTATAAATATGATATAATATGAAGTATATTTGGTCCAGTTGTGTCGATTATTTGTGTATATATGCGAATAAAACTCTGCATTTATGGTCCAGGGGATTGAAACCTAACAACCTTCTAGTCACACTTTCTCCAATACATCCACTGAACAATGTGTCAcatcaaatggaaaaacacacagTCTACAGTCCTTTAGGAATCCTGTCCTGTTGTCATATCTGTTGCTCGGTTGCGACTACTATGCAAGTCTTGATGATGTAACTCCCCCAAAAATGTTCACCGACAAGTTCTTCAAAAGATGATTCATGGTTCATTTAGTTGTGCTCAGACACTTACCGGTAGTTCCTCACTCCCTCTCTGACTTTATACTCAAAAGTAATGTACAATTAGcatgaataaaatgatttttttattattgaaacaTACGAGATGATGCAactcagaagaagaagatctaGAAGTATAGTTAATACATCAAATTATATGAAAGTGTGTTTGCACACCGAACACTTGTTATCGCAGATTGAAAGACTTGTTAAGCGAACAGTGCAGGAAAGCCGGTTTTTCAGCTGACAGTTTGCACACCTAACATGTAGGCTTCTTTTCTCTTGACACACTTTGCAGTTTTTAATTTCACTCTTCAGTGAACAATACGAGGAACATTTTGCACTCAGTTGTCACTGTCATACCCCTCCCTTGTATGAGTCCCATGCTGCGTATTAAGATGGCAACTCTGTCCTCATCAGCTGTCATCCCATAGGTCTGAAACTGCTGTCCATGTCATTTTCATAGACCCTGCACCACCTAAATCATAACTGTCCACTTCTCATGCGCTTTCTTAATTCCAACTTGCTCCAGAATTTAGTGAAGATGAAGCATAAAGCTGTTCATTGACTAACAGCAAGGTGTCTTGTTAGCATTTCATAAGAGAGGAGCTCTGAACACAAAAGTGGAAGACCAGTAGAGTAGTAGCACAATAACCAGTAAATTGATGGGGAAAATAATCATTTGTGCCCTGTATAGTATGTGACTAAACAAAGTCTGAATGCCTTCCATAATAAAGTGAAAGGAAATATGATTGAGGAGACAGATAATTGACTTGGTAATAGTACTTCAAATGGAAGCCTTTCAGCTCGGCTGACAAGCTGACAGTCATTCCCAGCAGCGCAATATTGTCAGTCTCTTTATGGAACTGTCTCTTTCATTAGTTATGCCGGTCATGGTTGAAGTTGCAGAAGGCGGAGTAGAGTAGCACACGCGTCTTCGCGGCCCTCACTTCTAAAGGATTACGAATTGAAGCATCATTTTGTATTTCACTCTGGAGGATCCCACAGTATAAGCAGCTCTGTGACTGACATGTCATGAACGGCTGTTTTTAGGTGAACAAGAAGAGCGACGAAGCACGCCAAGAGAAAGAAGCCATGGTGATGAAATATGTGCGCGGAGAGAAAGAGGCCCTCGACCTGAGGCGGGATAAAGAGAGTCTGGAGAAGAGGCTGAGGGAAGCTACCAAGGAGGTGGACCGCCAGGCCATCAGAGGCAACCAGCTGGCCCAGGATAAAGgccggctgcagcagctgtatGATGCTAAGGTACGCCATCAGATTGTGTCTACTAGAAGCACCATGACAGAATATCTCTTTGTCTCTGATATAACTCCTTCCGTGTCCCCTCCCAGGAAGGCGAGGTCAGTAGATTGTCTCGAGAAATTGaaaagctgaaggaggagatcaATTCGCATCTTATCAAGGTCAAGTGGGGCCAGAACAAGCTTAAGAGTGAGACAGACGTGCACAAGGTAAATAGACACAATTGTGCCGTAGCTATATTTACTTTGTGCTAAATCTGTTAACATATCAAACAGAAATGCAGTCATACC
This genomic interval carries:
- the ccdc186 gene encoding coiled-coil domain-containing protein 186 — encoded protein: MEGLQVDSALEGSHTANQPDNSTSYSEEEELISHNNVDEPEKCSQEEDKAQLDSELIETATYVKPDAETNLEPQTCNLEDLENSERSAETDSNPNTVPSGIPSLSNEAGGAVVASVTALDNVFESSPSVLDGTIENISSLEEVHSFQVATPASNEQPSVFTNCSAKPLAADNSSLTENPSSYSVQSTSANSPTDSITTSAISNGSCPSRSDTVSSSQASSPQTSAKTPEPAHSSPYDTDCSRKLISQIQRSLSQESLLDELESELLACQLPGGEDERKGSQTVNGLHTDQEGCMVVFEKCVQYKYAQQEKAIQRLIEENKRHQELILGICSEKDNMREELKRGAEMERQHMATIKRLEGRVEELLKELKDSRDKLVHQDQAAKAALQQMHKDLTCRLEQVNKKSDEARQEKEAMVMKYVRGEKEALDLRRDKESLEKRLREATKEVDRQAIRGNQLAQDKGRLQQLYDAKEGEVSRLSREIEKLKEEINSHLIKVKWGQNKLKSETDVHKETKDRLKETTAKLVQAKEETEQIRKNCQDMIRTYQESEELKSNELGAKLRETKGELDKHRQEQTDQLEVHRVKAKELGDLKRSYKEGMDELNTLRTKLKCLEDERPRWEDELSKYREIINRQKAEIGRQREKLEEITALEEQHQSDKQEIASLREEAEDLTNQMTDLQRDVQGSREREAELLGFTEKLSSKNAQLQSESNALQSQLDQLNSSFTELQGRLEETSRQLDDKSLQLKQDEALRKQEVERLQEERAALQRDGDQLKTQVEELKDELVTRKRKQAASIKDLTKQLTQARKRLEQVENGGCDRDVSSMGSRSSSSGSLNVRHGGSSSVEERSPESQSGPSVMVVDSFPEVDKAVLVDRIVRLQKALARKQEKIEFMEDHIKQLVEEIRRKTKIIQSYVLREESGALSSEASDINKANLSRRGGIMASLYTSHPADSGLTLDLSLEINRKLQAVLEDTLLKNITLKDNLQTLGAEVERLLKHQRDPEHRERSK